From Oncorhynchus mykiss isolate Arlee chromosome 6, USDA_OmykA_1.1, whole genome shotgun sequence, the proteins below share one genomic window:
- the LOC118964819 gene encoding trichohyalin-like → MEEKQEVIKEAEEEYREREERGKEVSMKKHVVVNVKAKAREVFNRRKERRLEVLKGEREHIERGQQIRREKEERRLEMERKQERARQQEEQDKKREIEIARQKEMLRLREEERQREEEREEERKKAIKSHLSLIREREEIIQAKKREEMVEEERREILEYKRGDLEEEEKEDDKEDILSPDKSIRRRAVGWVNKKWEKRNIRKIERTYQREAEEGHKIVHIAIPGHTRLTSTMTRAEREREKRKELLKAEERRKKMEDFNKQWRERSLLKKQTHQQLKEERERMKENYLEQINLEADAQINTRCLTTQHSHDYNHGQELPCWATGQQVSQEPTGSADGHQERPRRQQAWAENQEGSSENQQEGPENHQGGPDSQQLEAPEEVETSERISKTKKKPSIWKKIRMR, encoded by the exons atggaagaaaagCAGGAAGTGATtaaggaagcagaggaagagtacagggaaagagaagagagaggaaaggaagtaaGCATGAAGAAACATGTAGTAGTTAATGTTAAAGCAAAAGCACGGGAAGTCTTCAATAGGCGtaaagagaggaggttagaagTGTTGAAGGGGGAACGAGAACACATAGAAAGAGGACAACAaatcaggagggagaaggaggaaagacGGCTGGAGATggaaagaaaacaggagagggcAAGACAACAAGAGGAGCAGGATAAAAAACGAGAGATTGAAATTGCTAGACAGAAAGAAATGTTGAGactaagagaggaggagaggcagagagaggaagagagagaggaggagagaaagaaagccaTTAAATCCCATTTATctttaatcagagagagagaagaaataatACAGGCAAAAAAAAGAGAGGAGATGGTGGAAGAGGAAAGAAGGGAGATCCTTGAGTACAAGAGGGGTgacttagaggaggaggagaaggaagatgaCAAGGAGGACATTCTCTCACCCGATAAAAGTATCCGAAGGAGAGCTGTGGGCTGGGTGAATAAGAAGTGGGAGAAGAGGAACatcagaaagatagagagaacgtatcagagagaggctgaggagggccATAAGATCGTCCACATAG CCATCCCTGGACACACAAGGCTAACATCCACCATGAcccgggcagagagagagagggagaagaggaaggagctGCTGAAGgctgaggagagaaggaagaagatGGAGGATTTCAATAAGCAGTGGAGAGAGCGGTCCCTGCTTAAAAAACAGACTCATCAAcaactgaaggaggagagggagaggatgaaggaaAACTACCTGGAGCAGATTAATCTGGAGGCTGATGCTCAAATCAACACCCGGTGTCTAACCACCCAACACAGCCACGATTACAACCACGGTCAGGAGTTGCCCTGCTGGGCCACAGGCCAACAAGTAAGCCAAGAGCCCACTGGATCTGCTGATGGCCACCAGGAAAGGCCAAGGAGGCAACAGGCATGGGCAGAGAACCAGGAGGGGAGTTCAGAGAACCAGCAGGAGGGGCCAGAGAACCATCAGGGGGGGCCAGACAGCCAGCAGCTAGAAGCTCCAGAAGAGGTTGAAACATCAGAGCGAATATCCAAGACAAAGAAAAAGCCAAGCATCTGGAAGAAAATTAGGATGAGGTAA